A single genomic interval of Microbulbifer variabilis harbors:
- a CDS encoding sterol desaturase family protein has translation MSINHDAAPFRAGYRARVKGRYHGWLHLMGILAIGAGVCIFCMFQLDLLKTWELLVIPAGTVIYNFSEYASHRWAGHKKIRIAGLFYRRHTGDHHSFFSPPLFSIDSTRDWRIVLFPTYLTATLALVIAPILGYFFSILFSMNAGYLLIVTMVGNHLGYELLHLGYHQPLNHWFHRVPVLRELAQLHRIHHQRKWMNKCNFNLTIPLFDLLLGTFHWKSNGSCQKSES, from the coding sequence ATGTCGATCAATCACGATGCGGCCCCTTTCAGGGCTGGATACAGGGCGCGAGTGAAAGGCCGTTACCATGGATGGCTTCATCTGATGGGTATTCTAGCTATTGGTGCCGGGGTTTGCATCTTCTGCATGTTTCAATTGGATTTGTTAAAAACTTGGGAGCTGTTAGTGATCCCCGCAGGGACTGTTATATATAATTTTTCGGAATACGCTAGTCACCGTTGGGCTGGACATAAAAAGATTCGGATTGCAGGGCTGTTTTATCGCAGACATACTGGGGATCATCACAGTTTTTTCTCTCCACCCCTATTTTCTATTGACTCTACCAGAGACTGGAGAATAGTACTTTTCCCCACTTATTTAACTGCGACTCTTGCTTTAGTGATTGCACCAATTTTAGGATACTTTTTCTCCATACTTTTTTCGATGAATGCTGGTTACCTCTTGATTGTGACTATGGTGGGAAATCATTTGGGTTATGAATTGTTGCACTTGGGATACCACCAGCCTCTAAATCATTGGTTCCATCGAGTTCCCGTTTTGCGTGAGTTGGCTCAATTGCATCGCATACATCATCAACGTAAGTGGATGAATAAATGTAATTTTAATTTGACTATCCCTCTGTTTGATCTTTTGCTGGGCACTTTTCACTGGAAATCTAATGGATCTTGTCAGAAGAGTGAGAGTTAG
- a CDS encoding DUF885 domain-containing protein, translating to MKAPLKLLILTSLTLVCACGPQGTDRKRIVPPQVETMIEMRAEMELAFQQLSQQFVNGLWKLFPSWAVREGYYEAAIHLQVPDKAFRAYLLDFAQTYERKFAALDSELLSISSLTDMALIMNFLQRLQWEYTTFKSYQWDPSIYNVSHPFALILNTEYAPLKNRLRTFNTRMRLVPDYYQAAKQAIRRPAAPQLMLAIQQNEGALEVFGTRVENLVESSQMFDDEKEVFRQRLHASREAIKDYVNFLKNLKTSLEKSARFRDFRIGEKLYEEKFRFDIQIDTSASALYLRALEEKQQVHSKMAALTEQLWPKHFPDTQSPSNQMEKVRRLLEKLSLNHASKDTFKEVIEKQIPQLANFVTQHNLLDLHKEKPLIVRTTPPYLRGFAVASINAPGPYDKNANTYYNVLPIENYSDEQANSLLREYNHYTLQILNIHEAIPGHYTQLVYANQSPSIIKTIFGNSAMIEGWAVYAERMMLEAGYGDFSPELWLMYYKWNLRVITNTILDYGVQVKGMTEAEAMNLMVDGAFQQRAEAEGKWRRATLSQVQLTSYFAGFTDILALREEVKNKLGDKFNLKEFHESFLSFGSAPVPIIRELMLTQLEKTGSI from the coding sequence ATGAAAGCCCCTCTTAAACTGTTGATTTTGACGTCGCTCACTCTTGTTTGTGCCTGTGGCCCCCAAGGTACCGATAGGAAGCGCATAGTGCCCCCTCAAGTTGAAACGATGATTGAAATGCGTGCCGAGATGGAACTGGCCTTTCAGCAGCTGAGCCAACAGTTCGTTAACGGTCTGTGGAAACTGTTTCCTTCCTGGGCAGTCCGCGAAGGCTATTATGAGGCTGCCATACATTTACAAGTGCCTGACAAGGCCTTCCGCGCCTATCTACTGGACTTCGCTCAAACTTATGAACGCAAGTTCGCCGCTCTGGATAGTGAATTACTCAGTATTTCTTCCCTCACCGATATGGCGCTTATTATGAATTTCCTACAGCGCCTGCAGTGGGAATATACCACCTTCAAATCCTACCAGTGGGACCCCTCCATATATAACGTATCCCATCCTTTTGCCCTGATTTTAAATACCGAGTACGCCCCCCTCAAAAACCGACTGCGCACCTTCAATACGCGTATGCGCTTGGTTCCCGATTACTACCAAGCCGCAAAGCAGGCTATCCGTAGGCCCGCCGCGCCACAATTAATGTTGGCTATTCAACAGAACGAAGGTGCCCTGGAAGTTTTTGGGACTAGGGTAGAAAACCTGGTAGAAAGCAGCCAGATGTTTGATGATGAAAAAGAAGTATTCAGGCAACGTCTGCACGCCTCCCGTGAAGCGATAAAAGACTATGTAAACTTTTTAAAAAATTTAAAAACCAGCCTGGAAAAATCTGCAAGGTTTCGTGATTTCCGTATTGGAGAAAAGCTATATGAAGAAAAATTCCGCTTTGATATTCAGATTGATACCAGTGCCAGCGCCCTCTACCTGCGTGCTTTGGAAGAAAAACAACAGGTCCACAGTAAAATGGCGGCGCTCACCGAGCAACTTTGGCCGAAACATTTTCCCGATACCCAGTCACCATCAAATCAAATGGAAAAGGTCCGGCGCCTACTCGAAAAACTATCCCTTAATCATGCCAGTAAAGATACATTCAAAGAGGTTATAGAAAAGCAAATACCACAGCTGGCAAACTTTGTCACACAGCACAATCTACTCGACCTGCACAAAGAAAAGCCACTAATAGTACGCACTACCCCCCCCTATCTTCGTGGCTTTGCTGTTGCCTCTATCAATGCACCTGGTCCCTACGATAAGAATGCCAATACCTATTACAATGTGTTGCCCATAGAGAATTACAGTGATGAGCAAGCGAATAGCCTGCTGCGGGAATATAACCATTACACTTTGCAAATACTGAACATTCACGAAGCCATCCCCGGTCACTATACCCAGTTGGTTTATGCCAACCAGTCTCCGAGTATTATTAAAACCATCTTCGGTAACAGCGCCATGATTGAAGGCTGGGCGGTCTATGCCGAACGTATGATGCTGGAGGCTGGATACGGTGATTTTTCGCCGGAACTCTGGCTGATGTACTACAAGTGGAATTTACGCGTGATTACCAACACCATTTTGGATTACGGTGTACAAGTCAAGGGCATGACAGAAGCCGAAGCAATGAATTTAATGGTTGATGGGGCTTTTCAACAACGGGCTGAGGCGGAGGGGAAGTGGCGTAGAGCAACTCTCAGCCAGGTTCAACTCACCAGCTATTTTGCCGGATTTACAGATATCCTTGCCTTGCGCGAAGAAGTAAAGAATAAGCTCGGAGATAAATTCAACTTAAAGGAATTCCATGAAAGCTTTCTAAGTTTTGGCAGTGCGCCAGTGCCGATTATTCGAGAACTAATGTTGACCCAACTGGAGAAGACGGGTTCTATTTGA
- a CDS encoding 4a-hydroxytetrahydrobiopterin dehydratase, which produces MTELAQQQCEACRADAPLVSDDELPGLLRQIPDWTPMTRDGIMQLERVFKFRNFKQALAFTNRVGAIAEEVGHHPALLTEWGKVTVTWWSHEAKGLHKNDFIMAARTDQQVDAD; this is translated from the coding sequence ATGACTGAGCTAGCCCAACAACAGTGTGAAGCCTGCCGCGCCGATGCCCCTCTCGTCAGCGATGACGAGCTGCCAGGATTGCTGCGCCAAATTCCCGATTGGACGCCAATGACCCGCGACGGCATTATGCAGCTGGAGCGCGTGTTCAAGTTCCGGAATTTCAAGCAGGCCTTGGCGTTTACTAACCGTGTAGGTGCCATCGCCGAAGAAGTGGGCCACCACCCGGCACTGCTTACGGAGTGGGGTAAGGTAACCGTGACCTGGTGGAGCCATGAGGCCAAGGGGTTGCACAAGAATGATTTTATTATGGCTGCGCGCACCGACCAGCAAGTAGATGCAGACTAA
- a CDS encoding OsmC family protein, whose protein sequence is MSEYTSTVVWQRDGQIFTDNQYSRAHTWQFDGGLSVPASSSPHIVPIPYSHPENVDPEEAFVASLSSCHMLFFLAIAAKRGFVIDEYRDEAIGVMGTIEGGKLAMTKVTLRPLIRFSGEKKPSREQLEKIHHLSHKQCFIANSVKTEVVTEIREV, encoded by the coding sequence TTGTCTGAGTATACTTCTACAGTGGTCTGGCAACGTGACGGCCAGATTTTTACTGACAATCAATACAGCCGCGCTCATACTTGGCAGTTTGATGGCGGTTTGTCAGTTCCTGCCTCTTCATCTCCCCATATTGTCCCAATCCCCTACTCACACCCGGAAAATGTCGACCCAGAAGAAGCTTTCGTGGCGTCGCTATCCAGTTGTCATATGTTGTTTTTCCTTGCAATTGCCGCAAAAAGGGGTTTCGTCATTGATGAGTATCGCGATGAAGCGATAGGTGTGATGGGCACAATAGAGGGAGGTAAGTTGGCCATGACTAAGGTCACCCTGAGACCTTTGATCCGCTTTTCTGGCGAAAAGAAACCTAGTCGCGAGCAATTGGAAAAAATCCACCATCTTTCCCACAAGCAGTGCTTTATTGCTAACTCCGTAAAAACAGAAGTGGTTACTGAGATTCGGGAGGTATAA
- a CDS encoding GNAT family N-acetyltransferase: protein MFKVIETVASVEDFLRLRQISGLSPRSREAAEKGLPNSLYGIHIQTHSTTIAMGRVVGDGDLNFEIVDVAVAPTYQGQGWGRVVMEHIMSYLDREALPSTYITLMADVPELYEKFGFKLSSPESEGMYMLK, encoded by the coding sequence ATGTTTAAAGTTATTGAAACTGTAGCTTCAGTTGAGGATTTTCTTCGCCTCAGGCAGATTAGTGGGCTATCCCCAAGAAGTCGGGAGGCCGCAGAGAAGGGGTTGCCAAATAGCCTCTATGGCATTCACATTCAAACTCATTCAACCACCATTGCCATGGGGCGGGTGGTTGGTGATGGAGACTTAAATTTTGAGATTGTGGATGTCGCTGTCGCCCCAACTTATCAAGGTCAAGGGTGGGGAAGGGTTGTGATGGAACACATTATGTCTTATTTGGATCGTGAAGCGCTTCCTTCTACTTATATTACCCTTATGGCGGATGTACCGGAGCTGTACGAGAAGTTTGGCTTTAAGTTAAGCAGCCCTGAAAGTGAAGGGATGTACATGTTGAAGTAG
- a CDS encoding linear amide C-N hydrolase → MIKTATNKVPLIITLLLFSWPSILYACSRVTWNTEQGVFAARSMDWGHSFEDILFINPRGMKMVGEDGHNPAKWTSKYGSVVQSIIPYARQYGFSNNDGATDGINEKGLTAHILYLGATRYAKPNNTPGVSYMRWLRFILDNHATVADAVIGMKNIRISPVKVGGEVLGAHMTIEDPSGDSAIFEIIDGKLVVHHGKKFSVMTNDPPYGWQLQNLPFYQGFGGLKSVPGGIDGADRFVRLSYYQHNLPKPANAIQAVSYLLSAIRTVAVPFGAPYSRPSQEEGTKEPATYPTWWLSVIDLNRRIYYFNWVKNPNIVWIDLHGIDFSKGTGKRVADPKNPKLVGDITDVFKPLKK, encoded by the coding sequence GTGATCAAAACAGCTACAAATAAAGTGCCGTTGATTATAACGTTGCTCCTATTTTCCTGGCCATCGATACTCTATGCATGCTCCCGGGTTACCTGGAATACTGAGCAAGGTGTTTTTGCCGCCAGATCAATGGATTGGGGACATTCTTTTGAGGATATTCTTTTTATAAATCCTCGAGGTATGAAGATGGTTGGTGAGGATGGCCATAACCCCGCCAAATGGACTTCAAAATATGGAAGTGTTGTACAAAGCATTATTCCTTATGCCCGCCAATATGGCTTCTCAAATAATGACGGTGCTACCGACGGAATTAACGAGAAAGGTCTAACAGCACATATTTTATATCTTGGAGCAACCCGCTACGCCAAACCAAATAATACGCCAGGAGTATCCTATATGCGCTGGCTGCGTTTTATTCTCGATAACCATGCTACAGTCGCAGATGCCGTCATTGGGATGAAAAATATACGCATATCGCCAGTGAAAGTTGGTGGCGAAGTACTTGGTGCACATATGACAATAGAGGACCCAAGTGGTGATTCAGCTATCTTCGAAATAATCGATGGTAAATTAGTTGTACATCACGGTAAGAAATTTTCGGTCATGACAAATGACCCACCATATGGATGGCAGCTTCAAAACCTGCCTTTTTACCAAGGCTTTGGAGGGCTTAAATCTGTTCCTGGAGGGATTGATGGCGCTGACCGTTTTGTTAGATTATCTTACTATCAACACAATCTACCAAAACCTGCCAATGCTATTCAGGCAGTCTCTTACCTTCTAAGTGCAATCCGCACTGTGGCCGTTCCTTTTGGCGCACCTTATAGCCGTCCCAGCCAGGAAGAAGGAACTAAAGAACCAGCTACTTATCCCACTTGGTGGCTTTCGGTGATTGATTTAAACCGCCGAATTTACTATTTCAACTGGGTTAAAAATCCAAATATTGTTTGGATAGATTTACATGGAATCGATTTTTCAAAGGGCACAGGAAAGCGGGTTGCCGACCCAAAGAACCCCAAATTGGTTGGAGATATCACGGATGTATTTAAGCCACTAAAAAAATGA
- a CDS encoding amidohydrolase family protein, with the protein MILIRGDKIEEVGTVETLPVPDGYQIISTEGMDVLPGLWENHAHLMLSGHSDYVHWDKHYLHRLTNEIMPASAIQLLLAGVTSVRDLGAPLEASLEIKRKIISGEIAGPRLFVSGPFIQHEVYPGTEAFRWSVSSAPEAKKKVNLLATAGVDIIKLIDHDKMTIEVAQTVVDEAHKHGLKVVAHSHRPDEIRRGLAIGVDNFEHTGLTTAPEYPEDIIQLLKERTAKGRVAGGPLFWTPTVEGLWNYSNTVDNPERLDDTCWHKGLKPDTIDDIKQSLRNPGQLQYMQLTPLRKPTLKKKISQLKDAGVVFLVGTDSGIPTKFHCQSTWNELAVLVEEMNFSAMDAIRAATYWPAVMMGVSDQSGTVSKGKFADIIAVRGDVLRHINLLSNISLVMKGGVLYKKGGQAIESYPTSQR; encoded by the coding sequence GTGATTTTAATTCGAGGCGACAAAATTGAGGAAGTTGGCACGGTTGAAACGCTTCCCGTTCCCGACGGGTATCAAATTATTTCTACTGAGGGGATGGATGTCTTACCTGGACTTTGGGAAAATCATGCTCACCTAATGCTCAGTGGACACTCGGACTATGTGCATTGGGATAAACACTACCTACATCGCTTGACCAATGAAATAATGCCTGCTAGTGCAATACAATTATTGCTAGCCGGGGTTACTAGTGTTCGTGATTTGGGTGCTCCGCTAGAAGCATCTTTAGAGATAAAGCGCAAAATCATTTCTGGTGAAATTGCCGGGCCAAGGCTATTTGTTTCCGGACCATTTATCCAACATGAAGTTTATCCTGGCACTGAAGCTTTTCGTTGGTCAGTCTCTAGTGCCCCTGAAGCAAAAAAGAAAGTAAACTTACTGGCAACAGCTGGTGTCGATATAATTAAGCTGATTGACCATGACAAGATGACTATAGAAGTTGCTCAAACGGTCGTGGATGAGGCCCATAAGCATGGTTTAAAAGTTGTAGCTCATTCGCACCGCCCAGATGAGATCCGCAGAGGGCTGGCCATAGGTGTCGATAACTTTGAACATACAGGGCTGACAACAGCACCTGAGTACCCTGAAGATATCATCCAGTTATTAAAAGAGCGCACTGCTAAGGGCCGCGTTGCTGGAGGCCCGCTTTTCTGGACTCCAACCGTAGAAGGTCTCTGGAACTATAGTAACACTGTGGATAACCCGGAAAGGCTGGATGATACATGCTGGCACAAAGGACTAAAACCAGACACTATTGACGATATTAAACAGTCATTGAGAAACCCTGGGCAATTGCAGTACATGCAGTTAACTCCCTTACGTAAACCAACTTTGAAAAAGAAAATCTCCCAGCTTAAAGATGCTGGTGTGGTGTTTCTTGTGGGGACAGATAGTGGTATCCCAACTAAATTTCATTGCCAAAGCACTTGGAACGAATTGGCCGTTTTGGTTGAAGAGATGAATTTTTCCGCTATGGATGCAATTCGAGCAGCTACCTACTGGCCCGCAGTAATGATGGGGGTTTCGGACCAATCAGGGACTGTATCTAAAGGAAAATTTGCCGATATCATCGCAGTAAGAGGGGATGTGCTGAGGCATATTAACCTTCTATCTAATATCTCATTGGTTATGAAAGGAGGAGTGCTCTATAAAAAGGGTGGACAGGCAATAGAATCTTACCCAACCTCCCAAAGGTAA
- a CDS encoding thermonuclease family protein: MKRLILLCTLSTSLQAAPLTNYRIIDGDTVHGYVSGEYVEIRLQCIDAPETYPSTQIYGPEATQTLNHLLSFGTVDFQSTGRDQYGRETGYLFVNGYNINQEMVARGAAWNYAYYCRDKFKIEQDFAYYSNLGLWGEMEAKDPYCFRKNLDHDFCYYNPENNFFLDD, encoded by the coding sequence ATGAAAAGATTAATTTTGCTGTGTACGCTCTCCACTTCATTACAAGCGGCTCCACTGACTAACTATAGGATAATAGACGGTGACACAGTTCACGGATATGTTTCTGGTGAATATGTTGAAATACGCCTTCAGTGCATTGATGCACCAGAAACCTATCCCAGCACGCAAATATATGGCCCAGAGGCTACTCAAACCCTGAATCATTTATTGTCATTTGGCACTGTGGATTTCCAATCGACAGGAAGGGATCAATACGGCAGAGAAACTGGTTATCTATTTGTAAATGGATACAACATCAATCAAGAAATGGTTGCAAGAGGAGCCGCTTGGAATTACGCCTACTATTGCAGAGATAAATTCAAGATTGAGCAAGACTTTGCATACTACTCCAATCTAGGATTATGGGGCGAAATGGAAGCAAAAGACCCCTACTGCTTTCGCAAGAACCTAGATCACGATTTTTGCTATTACAATCCGGAAAACAACTTCTTTTTAGATGATTAA
- a CDS encoding TlyA family RNA methyltransferase, with product MTRLDQLLVQRKLANSRTHAKKLVEAGRVTLSEGGPMELARKAGQSVSENCALEVTALPEDQYVSRAGLKLAAILDHTGLNPMGWHALDVGCSTGGFSDCLLQRGATSVVGVDVGRDQLAQKLIDDPRMHLFEGINARYLEASQLSPYADTGFDAIVMDVSFISQTLILPQLPSLLKPEGQLLTLVKPQFEVGPEGIGKGGVVRDANLYPQVRQKIAYLCDELGLEIKEYINSPIKGGDGNREFLLWAAHKEA from the coding sequence ATGACCCGCTTGGACCAACTGCTAGTACAGAGAAAACTCGCCAATTCCCGCACCCACGCCAAAAAACTGGTTGAAGCCGGCAGGGTCACGCTATCCGAGGGCGGCCCCATGGAGCTGGCGCGCAAAGCTGGGCAATCCGTCAGTGAGAACTGCGCCTTAGAAGTCACTGCACTACCCGAAGATCAATATGTTTCCCGCGCCGGCCTAAAACTTGCCGCGATACTCGATCACACAGGATTAAACCCTATGGGCTGGCACGCCCTGGATGTAGGCTGCTCTACTGGAGGCTTTAGTGACTGCCTGTTACAGAGAGGCGCCACTTCCGTAGTAGGGGTAGATGTAGGACGAGATCAGCTAGCACAAAAATTAATAGATGATCCACGTATGCACCTCTTCGAAGGAATTAATGCCCGTTATTTAGAGGCATCACAACTTTCTCCTTACGCAGATACTGGCTTTGATGCCATCGTGATGGATGTATCCTTTATTTCCCAAACGTTGATACTGCCGCAGCTGCCTTCTTTACTAAAACCCGAAGGCCAGCTGTTGACTCTGGTAAAGCCACAATTCGAGGTGGGACCTGAGGGCATTGGTAAAGGGGGGGTGGTGCGTGATGCAAACCTCTATCCACAAGTACGCCAGAAAATTGCATATTTATGTGATGAACTAGGACTTGAGATTAAAGAATATATTAACAGCCCAATTAAAGGTGGCGATGGCAACCGGGAATTCTTACTCTGGGCTGCACATAAAGAAGCATGA
- the nhaA gene encoding Na+/H+ antiporter NhaA: MAKSVLNKFKIRKGKVFEAPLEQAFGRLVTPFEEFIHRQSSSGILLMLSALAALIIANSPLEDVYITLLHMPISFTVGNWEFSLSLHHWINEGLMTIFFFLVGLELKREFMVGELSDLRHAVLPVMAAIGGMVVPALIYAAFNAGGEAERGWGIPMATDIAFAVGCIALLGNRVPRAVVTFLVALAIVDDLGAILVIAIWYTEQVNMTALIAAGCLVVIMWLLKAAGVRNSPPYVFVGILLWYEFYLAGVHATIAGVITAMALPAKPKYDPVAFSSFVKDIIRSFDRCFRPGDKIIANDALRARVMALGSGVNLAQSPLQRMETRLHTPVGFLVIPIFALANAGIPFDSFTSSSAVFNPVTLGVIAGLVFGKLIGIVGATWIGWKLGLGSLPKLANFQHIIGVALLGGIGFTMSIFIAELAFSYQNNLLNQAKAGILLASVIAGIAGFLVLRTAPVTEEFDVQADGREPEPAGGSEAQQEGLEKQDSSPQENPGRQR, translated from the coding sequence ATGGCAAAAAGCGTTCTGAATAAGTTCAAGATCCGCAAAGGAAAGGTTTTTGAGGCGCCTTTAGAACAGGCTTTTGGGCGGCTGGTGACACCTTTTGAAGAGTTTATCCACCGGCAGAGCAGCAGTGGTATTTTACTGATGCTTTCTGCGCTGGCGGCGCTCATTATCGCAAACTCCCCTCTGGAAGATGTCTACATAACCCTTTTGCATATGCCCATCAGTTTCACTGTGGGAAATTGGGAGTTTTCTTTATCGCTACACCACTGGATTAATGAAGGTCTTATGACGATCTTCTTTTTTTTAGTGGGCTTGGAGCTCAAGCGGGAATTTATGGTAGGGGAGCTGTCCGATTTACGCCATGCGGTACTACCTGTAATGGCGGCAATCGGTGGCATGGTGGTGCCAGCATTGATTTATGCGGCGTTCAATGCTGGCGGTGAGGCGGAGCGCGGTTGGGGAATCCCCATGGCCACGGACATCGCTTTTGCCGTGGGCTGTATTGCCTTATTGGGTAATCGCGTGCCTCGCGCGGTTGTGACTTTCTTAGTGGCCCTGGCTATTGTTGATGACTTGGGCGCCATTCTGGTGATCGCTATCTGGTATACAGAGCAGGTAAATATGACCGCGCTGATCGCTGCGGGTTGCCTGGTTGTGATTATGTGGTTGCTGAAGGCGGCTGGCGTGCGTAACTCCCCCCCCTATGTATTTGTGGGCATTCTGCTGTGGTATGAATTTTATCTGGCCGGAGTTCACGCCACCATTGCGGGGGTCATAACTGCAATGGCGCTGCCGGCGAAGCCCAAGTACGATCCAGTGGCGTTTAGTTCCTTTGTTAAAGATATTATCCGCAGCTTCGATCGCTGTTTCCGTCCCGGTGATAAAATCATTGCCAATGATGCCTTACGCGCACGGGTTATGGCCCTAGGCAGTGGCGTTAACCTGGCGCAGTCTCCTCTGCAGCGTATGGAAACCCGCCTGCACACTCCGGTTGGCTTTCTGGTGATTCCCATCTTTGCGCTTGCTAATGCAGGTATTCCCTTCGATAGCTTTACTAGCTCAAGTGCAGTTTTCAATCCGGTAACCCTGGGGGTAATCGCTGGGCTGGTATTCGGAAAGCTGATTGGGATTGTGGGGGCTACTTGGATCGGTTGGAAATTAGGCTTGGGCAGCTTACCTAAGTTGGCTAATTTTCAGCATATCATTGGCGTGGCATTACTCGGCGGTATCGGCTTTACTATGTCGATCTTTATTGCCGAATTGGCGTTCAGTTACCAGAACAACCTGTTGAATCAGGCCAAGGCAGGTATCTTGCTGGCTTCTGTAATTGCCGGTATCGCCGGTTTCCTGGTACTGCGCACTGCGCCGGTTACCGAAGAGTTTGATGTACAGGCCGATGGTCGGGAACCTGAGCCTGCGGGGGGCAGTGAAGCTCAGCAAGAAGGCTTAGAGAAGCAAGATAGCTCCCCTCAGGAAAATCCCGGTCGTCAACGTTGA
- a CDS encoding MmcQ/YjbR family DNA-binding protein — MHKAELRSYLLARPEAIEDFPFGPDVAVYKIKGRMFATLSRYREVDATNLKCDPDEAQALRDIFPGVLPGYHMNKKHWNTVLLDGTVPDYEIERMADRSYGLVVKGLRKIERQPLELAYGTDTLYR, encoded by the coding sequence ATGCACAAGGCGGAACTGCGGAGTTATTTACTTGCGCGACCAGAGGCGATTGAGGACTTCCCCTTTGGTCCCGATGTTGCGGTGTACAAGATTAAGGGGCGTATGTTCGCGACTCTCAGCCGTTATCGCGAGGTAGATGCGACTAATTTAAAGTGTGATCCCGACGAGGCTCAAGCCCTGCGGGATATCTTCCCTGGCGTGCTGCCGGGTTACCATATGAACAAGAAGCACTGGAATACTGTATTGCTCGATGGCACAGTGCCGGATTATGAAATTGAGCGGATGGCGGATCGCTCCTATGGCCTGGTGGTTAAGGGGCTGCGTAAAATTGAGCGGCAACCCCTTGAGCTGGCTTATGGCACGGATACCCTCTACCGCTAG
- the trxA gene encoding thioredoxin: MNDFIVDVTAENAQQVLIEESMNRPVLVDFWADWCEPCKQLMPVLEKLANEYAGQFLLAKVNADTEQMIAGQLGVRSLPTVMLLKEGQPVDGFAGVQPESQIREMLDKYLPKPWDIKLQQAQALIGEGKVDEALPLLRQAYAESSERVDIAKHLAALLLDQNRAAEAETVLSKILLADQDAEYQRLMAQLELKQQAADTPEIQALQKALEQNPQDYDSAYKLAVQYSQANRHEEALELLLDILRKDMNFADGAAKQAFLDMVKSLGAGDPIATQYQRKLMTLMF, encoded by the coding sequence GTGAACGATTTTATTGTCGATGTAACGGCAGAAAACGCCCAGCAGGTACTCATTGAAGAATCCATGAATCGCCCGGTTCTGGTGGATTTCTGGGCCGATTGGTGCGAGCCGTGCAAACAGCTGATGCCAGTTTTGGAAAAGCTCGCGAATGAATATGCAGGCCAGTTCCTCCTGGCAAAAGTGAATGCCGACACCGAGCAGATGATCGCCGGCCAGCTGGGGGTACGCAGCTTACCTACAGTTATGCTGCTCAAAGAGGGGCAGCCGGTAGATGGCTTTGCCGGGGTGCAGCCGGAAAGCCAGATTCGTGAAATGCTCGATAAATATCTGCCCAAACCCTGGGACATCAAATTGCAGCAGGCCCAGGCGCTGATTGGTGAGGGCAAGGTGGATGAAGCCCTGCCGTTGCTGCGCCAGGCTTACGCTGAATCCTCCGAGCGGGTGGATATCGCCAAACACTTGGCGGCGTTGCTGCTCGATCAAAACCGCGCTGCGGAAGCAGAAACCGTGCTCAGCAAAATTCTGCTGGCGGATCAGGATGCAGAATACCAGCGCCTGATGGCCCAGCTGGAGCTAAAACAACAGGCGGCGGATACCCCCGAGATTCAGGCGCTGCAGAAGGCCCTGGAGCAGAACCCACAGGATTATGATTCTGCCTATAAGCTGGCGGTACAGTACAGTCAGGCCAATCGTCACGAGGAAGCCCTGGAGCTGTTGTTGGATATCCTGCGCAAGGATATGAATTTTGCCGATGGCGCGGCCAAGCAGGCATTTCTCGATATGGTGAAAAGCTTGGGTGCCGGCGACCCCATCGCCACCCAATATCAGCGCAAGCTGATGACGTTGATGTTCTAG
- a CDS encoding Nif3-like dinuclear metal center hexameric protein, whose amino-acid sequence MHKLCIYIPSSHLEVVKKALFNAGAGRIGDYDSCCWQVLGVGQFRPLAGSQPFIGESGQIEQVEEYRVEMACADESVDAALEALYQAHPYEEPAFDLWRLDERCGGKIR is encoded by the coding sequence ATGCATAAGCTCTGTATCTATATACCCTCAAGTCATCTGGAAGTTGTCAAAAAAGCTCTGTTTAACGCCGGAGCTGGCAGAATCGGCGACTACGACAGTTGTTGCTGGCAGGTATTGGGTGTCGGTCAGTTCCGGCCACTAGCGGGCAGTCAGCCGTTTATTGGTGAGTCCGGGCAGATAGAGCAGGTAGAGGAATATCGGGTTGAGATGGCGTGTGCCGATGAGTCTGTGGATGCAGCACTTGAAGCCCTCTACCAGGCACATCCTTACGAGGAGCCGGCCTTTGACCTTTGGCGCCTGGATGAGCGTTGTGGCGGCAAAATTCGCTAG